In the genome of Salinirussus salinus, one region contains:
- a CDS encoding ZIP family metal transporter: MVVDTFVDVFGTNPLVHGLVGGIFIALLNVFGAALIFVVRDPSQRALDGALGFAAGVMLAASFTSLIVPGIELTEVVVPGIEATGFLQPVPVLAGVLLGTLFLDRADMLVPHAHYLLTGERRADAAEPGDSLPVDDARLASVVLFVLAITLHNMPEGLAVGVGFGSGRVGEALALMLAIGIQNIPEGLAVSIAAVNAGLDRRLYAAVAGVRAGVVEIPLAVFGAVAVTLAAPLLPYAMGFAAGAMLFVISDEIVPETHLRGNERVATLGTMVGIVVMLYLDVALAA; the protein is encoded by the coding sequence ATGGTCGTCGACACGTTCGTGGACGTCTTCGGGACGAACCCGCTGGTCCACGGGCTGGTGGGGGGGATCTTCATCGCCCTGCTGAACGTCTTCGGTGCCGCGCTGATCTTCGTGGTGCGGGACCCGAGCCAGCGCGCGCTCGACGGGGCGCTGGGGTTCGCCGCCGGCGTCATGCTCGCCGCCAGCTTCACGAGCCTCATCGTCCCCGGGATCGAGCTGACGGAGGTGGTCGTCCCCGGCATCGAGGCGACCGGGTTCCTCCAGCCCGTCCCCGTCCTCGCGGGCGTGTTGCTCGGCACGCTCTTTCTGGACCGGGCGGACATGCTGGTCCCCCACGCCCACTACCTGCTGACCGGCGAGCGCCGCGCCGACGCCGCCGAGCCCGGCGACTCGCTGCCGGTCGACGACGCCCGGCTTGCCTCCGTGGTCCTGTTCGTCCTCGCGATCACCCTCCACAACATGCCGGAGGGGCTGGCTGTCGGGGTGGGCTTTGGCTCCGGGCGGGTCGGTGAGGCGCTGGCACTGATGCTCGCGATCGGGATCCAGAACATCCCCGAGGGGCTCGCGGTGTCGATCGCCGCCGTCAACGCCGGCCTGGACCGGCGGCTCTACGCCGCCGTCGCTGGCGTCCGGGCCGGCGTCGTCGAGATCCCGCTCGCGGTCTTCGGCGCCGTCGCGGTGACGCTTGCCGCCCCGCTTCTCCCCTACGCCATGGGGTTTGCCGCCGGCGCGATGCTCTTCGTCATCAGCGACGAGATCGTCCCCGAAACCCACCTCCGTGGCAACGAGCGGGTCGCGACCCTCGGGACGATGGTCGGCATCGTCGTCATGCTGTATCTCGACGTCGCGCTCGCGGCCTGA
- the corA gene encoding magnesium/cobalt transporter CorA, whose product MTDALVYSDGTVSTRPAETPAQLRAAKEAAGTTWVRASGADIDAVAEAFGLHALTVEDVRGHVRPKSEEFADYAFLLVKDADLRRGEQTFEEEIDDQPVGLYVGDDWLVTLSLNPVPAVGTVWERALSGDERLLSRGPDFAAYRVVDLLVDEYFAILDQVETQIEVIEDEVLESTDIATLEGLNAVRRDLLAFRKIAWPTREAVSAFARGRPEQVNAETEKYYRDVYDHLVQVVDLTETYRDLTAGARDIYLNTLSQSTNEVTKALTVVATVFIPLTFIAGVYGMNFAGTPFAMPELGWTYGYPAVMVGMTLVGVVLLYSFRKRGWI is encoded by the coding sequence GTGACCGACGCGCTCGTCTACAGCGACGGAACCGTCAGCACCCGGCCCGCCGAAACCCCGGCGCAGCTCCGGGCCGCGAAGGAGGCGGCCGGGACCACCTGGGTCCGCGCGAGCGGGGCCGACATCGACGCCGTCGCCGAGGCGTTCGGGCTGCACGCGCTGACCGTCGAGGACGTCCGCGGGCACGTCCGCCCGAAAAGCGAGGAGTTCGCCGACTACGCCTTCCTGCTGGTGAAAGACGCCGACCTCCGGCGGGGCGAGCAGACCTTCGAGGAGGAGATCGACGACCAGCCGGTCGGGCTCTACGTCGGCGACGACTGGCTTGTGACCCTCTCGCTGAACCCCGTCCCCGCCGTCGGGACCGTCTGGGAGCGGGCGCTGTCGGGCGACGAGCGCCTGCTGAGCCGGGGTCCGGACTTCGCCGCCTACCGCGTCGTCGACCTGCTCGTCGACGAGTACTTCGCCATCCTCGACCAGGTGGAGACCCAGATCGAGGTCATCGAGGACGAGGTCCTCGAGTCGACCGACATCGCCACCCTCGAGGGGCTCAACGCCGTCCGGCGTGACCTGCTCGCCTTCCGCAAGATCGCCTGGCCGACCCGGGAGGCGGTCAGTGCCTTCGCGCGCGGGCGTCCGGAGCAGGTCAACGCCGAGACCGAGAAGTACTACCGCGACGTCTACGACCACCTCGTCCAGGTGGTCGACCTGACCGAGACCTACCGGGACCTGACAGCCGGCGCCCGCGACATCTACCTCAACACGCTCTCGCAGTCGACCAACGAGGTCACAAAGGCGCTGACGGTCGTCGCCACGGTCTTCATTCCCCTGACGTTCATCGCGGGCGTCTACGGGATGAACTTCGCCGGCACCCCCTTCGCCATGCCCGAACTGGGGTGGACCTACGGCTACCCGGCCGTGATGGTCGGGATGACGCTCGTCGGAGTGGTGCTGCTGTACTCGTTTCGCAAGCGGGGGTGGATCTGA
- a CDS encoding pyridoxamine 5'-phosphate oxidase family protein translates to MRRLERDEIDELLVRKGVGVLAMVDDGQPYAVPVSFGYDSDRMVFPMQWGGGYGSRKSRAIDANPNVCLTVYEQDTDDEAVWRSVVITGEIAEIGENEQEQAYASLAANAEFPADFGIWGIPFEEVEFRLFGLSTNHCTGREFAAKYGGRD, encoded by the coding sequence ATGAGACGTCTTGAGCGAGACGAGATCGACGAACTGCTCGTGCGGAAGGGGGTCGGCGTCCTCGCCATGGTCGACGACGGGCAGCCGTACGCGGTCCCGGTGTCGTTCGGCTACGACTCCGACCGGATGGTGTTCCCGATGCAGTGGGGTGGCGGGTACGGGAGCCGGAAAAGCCGGGCTATCGACGCCAATCCCAACGTGTGTCTCACCGTCTACGAGCAGGACACTGACGACGAGGCAGTCTGGCGGAGTGTCGTCATCACGGGTGAGATAGCGGAGATCGGGGAGAACGAGCAGGAGCAGGCGTACGCGAGCCTGGCCGCGAACGCGGAGTTCCCCGCCGACTTCGGTATCTGGGGGATCCCGTTCGAAGAGGTCGAGTTCCGGTTGTTCGGCCTGAGCACGAACCACTGCACGGGGCGGGAGTTCGCGGCGAAGTACGGGGGACGGGACTAG
- a CDS encoding acyl-CoA synthetase — protein sequence MSWEPMPDYDSYERARADFSWNLPDRYNPARYCLRGHDDPGPADRVALVDAATGEEHSFRDIGAAAGRLATALADRGIEPGDRVGVVAPQRPETPITHMACWLLGAVTIPLTTLFGRDALAYRLDDAGARAVVFAPSVRDDLAAASSESPALEVAIALDDRPYYVGEPDVSAEGGADIDCEVVDYDPFVADRDPDVEPYDATPATDSAVMYTSGSTGPPKGVRHGHALWAGRGAAAFNFFEGGLGADTVAWTPADWAWGSALGGLLMGTWHYGGTVVAAPMEGFDAGAAFEILEAYDVTEALVPPTALRMMMSAEAPEDLALETVASAGEPVTPEILEWADETLEGVSVNEYYGQTELNLVVANASRWFETKPGSMGKPLPGYDVRIVDPDLPEDAEDPDELPRGEVGEIAVRPDDDRVFFREFWNRPEATAAKQRGGWYLTGDLARQDEDGYLWFESRKDDVIITSGYRVGPLEVEESLLGHPAVEQAGVVGVPDDTRGEVIKAFIELVGDATGDDDLREELRERARDRLAEYEYPREIEFVDALPKTSTGKIRRVDLREREREN from the coding sequence ATGAGCTGGGAGCCGATGCCGGACTACGACAGCTACGAGCGGGCCCGCGCGGACTTTTCCTGGAACCTGCCCGACCGCTACAACCCGGCCCGGTACTGCCTGCGGGGTCACGACGACCCGGGACCGGCCGACCGGGTCGCGCTGGTCGACGCCGCCACCGGCGAGGAGCACTCCTTCCGTGATATCGGGGCGGCGGCCGGCCGGCTGGCGACGGCACTCGCCGACCGCGGCATCGAGCCCGGCGACCGCGTCGGCGTCGTCGCGCCACAGCGCCCGGAGACCCCCATCACCCACATGGCCTGCTGGCTGCTCGGCGCGGTCACCATCCCCCTGACGACGCTGTTCGGCCGGGACGCGCTCGCCTACCGGCTCGACGACGCCGGCGCGCGCGCGGTCGTCTTCGCGCCCTCCGTCCGCGACGACCTGGCGGCCGCGAGCAGCGAGTCTCCGGCGCTGGAGGTCGCTATCGCCCTCGACGACCGGCCCTACTACGTCGGCGAGCCCGACGTGTCCGCGGAGGGCGGGGCCGACATCGACTGCGAGGTCGTCGACTACGACCCCTTCGTCGCGGACCGCGACCCCGACGTCGAGCCCTACGACGCGACACCGGCGACGGATTCGGCGGTCATGTACACCTCCGGGTCGACGGGGCCGCCGAAGGGCGTCCGGCACGGGCACGCGCTGTGGGCCGGCCGGGGAGCCGCCGCGTTCAACTTCTTCGAGGGCGGGCTCGGCGCCGACACCGTCGCCTGGACCCCCGCGGACTGGGCGTGGGGGTCGGCGCTCGGCGGACTCCTCATGGGGACGTGGCACTACGGCGGGACTGTGGTCGCCGCGCCGATGGAGGGGTTCGACGCCGGCGCTGCCTTCGAGATCCTCGAGGCGTACGACGTCACCGAGGCGCTGGTCCCCCCCACCGCGCTCCGGATGATGATGAGCGCCGAGGCCCCGGAGGACCTCGCCCTGGAGACGGTCGCCTCCGCGGGCGAGCCGGTCACCCCCGAGATCCTCGAGTGGGCCGACGAGACGCTCGAAGGCGTGTCGGTCAACGAGTACTACGGCCAGACCGAGCTCAATCTGGTGGTCGCGAACGCTTCCCGGTGGTTCGAGACGAAGCCGGGGAGCATGGGCAAACCCCTCCCCGGATACGACGTGCGGATCGTCGACCCCGACCTCCCGGAGGACGCCGAGGACCCCGACGAGCTCCCCCGGGGAGAGGTCGGGGAGATCGCCGTCCGACCCGACGACGACCGCGTGTTCTTCAGGGAGTTCTGGAACCGCCCGGAGGCCACGGCGGCGAAGCAGCGCGGCGGGTGGTATCTCACGGGCGACCTCGCCCGTCAGGACGAGGACGGCTATCTCTGGTTCGAATCCCGCAAGGACGACGTGATCATCACCAGCGGCTACCGCGTCGGCCCGCTGGAGGTCGAGGAGTCGCTGCTCGGCCACCCCGCGGTCGAACAGGCCGGCGTGGTCGGCGTCCCCGACGACACCCGCGGCGAGGTGATCAAAGCGTTCATCGAGCTGGTCGGGGACGCGACGGGCGATGACGACCTGCGCGAGGAGCTCCGCGAGCGAGCCCGGGACCGCCTCGCGGAGTACGAGTACCCCCGCGAGATCGAGTTCGTCGACGCGCTCCCCAAGACCTCGACGGGGAAGATCCGCCGGGTCGACCTCCGTGAGCGGGAGCGAGAGAACTGA
- a CDS encoding 5-formyltetrahydrofolate cyclo-ligase, with product MPAKENLRERVWGELEESGEARFPFPPRGRIPNFAGAEQAAERLAGTDVWNNADVIKSNPDSPQRPVRRRALEAGKVVYMAVPRLRDEECFLRLDPDEIDDIDHATTIGGSSELGEQVGPEEMEPIELIVSGSVAMTEDGERVGKGEGYSDLEFAILREFGLVDDNTTTVTTVHEIQVVDEAVPTTPQDVPIDWLFTPERSVRTEAADDKPVGIEWGLLDEQRRDEIPILRRIERHR from the coding sequence ATGCCCGCGAAAGAGAACCTCAGAGAGCGCGTCTGGGGCGAACTCGAGGAGAGTGGAGAGGCCCGTTTCCCATTTCCGCCGCGGGGGAGAATTCCCAATTTTGCGGGTGCAGAGCAGGCTGCGGAGCGTCTCGCCGGGACCGACGTCTGGAACAATGCAGACGTAATCAAGTCGAACCCGGATTCGCCTCAGCGCCCGGTTCGTCGGCGGGCACTGGAGGCTGGCAAGGTCGTCTATATGGCTGTCCCCCGGTTACGGGACGAGGAGTGTTTCTTGCGGCTGGACCCCGACGAGATAGATGACATCGACCACGCGACAACGATTGGTGGTTCGTCGGAACTGGGGGAGCAGGTGGGCCCCGAGGAGATGGAGCCTATCGAGTTGATCGTCTCCGGGAGCGTCGCGATGACCGAGGACGGTGAACGAGTCGGGAAAGGCGAGGGGTACAGCGACCTGGAGTTCGCGATCCTCCGCGAGTTCGGACTGGTCGACGACAACACGACGACCGTCACGACCGTTCACGAAATTCAGGTCGTCGACGAAGCGGTCCCGACGACGCCGCAAGACGTTCCGATAGACTGGCTCTTCACCCCGGAACGGTCAGTTCGGACGGAGGCTGCCGACGACAAACCGGTCGGGATCGAGTGGGGCCTCCTCGACGAACAGCGGCGCGATGAGATCCCGATTCTACGACGCATCGAACGGCACCGTTGA
- a CDS encoding erythromycin esterase family protein — MSRQRRLSRRQFVVAASTAGIGTLAGCASSAPGDGTTTPRSNTPTQSAGAGTPTPSDGAKSPVSAIEAESVPIALSGGDGLDSVASTLASAPIVGIGENSHGIQEFKTLQKLLVERLVAAEGYRLIAIEGTLGEFGPVNEYVTGTSDDLDSALSGLEFYFWQTEAIRQLFEWLRSFNDGRPADDQAVVYGYDAQFHDVNATALRSYFKRVDPDYLNEVEDRLDPLTQPLYEQDEVSYMTDAQTSLISDLQARLHSHETAYVDASSRSAWKLARRHVWTLNRSLQFQQKLRAHKFTQGKTIRDAAMARNVRWLREWAGKDRTVVLGNSNHTMRGSSGSGGHGARMGQHLTETFGEDYYSLGLLFGSGQFRAPQSQPREPFSTYELGEPTDGTPAATLVDVQHPEFFLDLESARERARIDSWLDTVSDVQFSTPSAADRGSVPLPAPPGTVYDGIVFVQTASPSSFEYRSVPHS; from the coding sequence ATGTCGAGACAGCGCCGCCTCTCACGTCGACAGTTTGTTGTGGCTGCAAGCACTGCAGGAATTGGAACCCTCGCTGGCTGTGCCAGCAGTGCCCCCGGTGACGGAACGACGACCCCCCGTTCGAACACACCCACTCAGTCTGCGGGTGCGGGGACACCGACCCCCAGCGACGGGGCAAAGTCCCCCGTCTCAGCCATCGAAGCCGAATCGGTCCCCATTGCGCTCTCCGGCGGTGACGGCCTTGACAGTGTGGCCTCAACGCTTGCGTCGGCTCCGATTGTCGGGATCGGGGAGAACTCACACGGGATCCAGGAGTTCAAGACCCTCCAGAAACTCCTCGTCGAACGGCTGGTAGCTGCTGAAGGATACCGATTGATCGCAATCGAGGGCACACTCGGAGAGTTCGGGCCCGTGAACGAGTACGTCACCGGTACCTCGGACGACCTCGACAGTGCACTCTCGGGGCTCGAGTTTTACTTCTGGCAGACGGAGGCGATCCGCCAGCTCTTCGAGTGGCTTCGGTCGTTCAACGACGGGCGCCCTGCAGACGACCAGGCTGTTGTCTACGGCTACGATGCGCAGTTCCATGACGTGAACGCGACCGCCCTGCGCTCGTACTTCAAACGGGTCGACCCTGACTACCTGAACGAGGTCGAGGACCGGCTGGACCCGCTGACGCAGCCCCTGTACGAACAGGACGAGGTCAGCTATATGACCGACGCGCAGACCTCGCTCATCTCGGACCTCCAGGCTCGACTCCACTCTCACGAGACGGCCTACGTCGATGCGAGTTCGCGGTCAGCATGGAAACTCGCACGCCGTCACGTCTGGACACTCAACCGAAGTCTCCAGTTCCAGCAGAAACTCCGCGCACACAAGTTCACACAGGGCAAGACGATCCGTGACGCAGCGATGGCACGAAACGTGCGCTGGCTACGTGAGTGGGCTGGCAAAGACCGGACAGTCGTGCTCGGGAACTCGAACCACACGATGCGGGGATCGAGTGGGTCCGGCGGTCATGGCGCTCGCATGGGCCAGCACCTCACCGAGACATTCGGCGAGGATTACTACTCGCTGGGGTTGCTGTTTGGCTCTGGACAGTTCAGAGCACCTCAGAGTCAGCCGCGAGAGCCATTCTCGACCTACGAACTCGGTGAGCCGACCGATGGGACACCAGCAGCCACCCTGGTCGATGTGCAACATCCCGAGTTCTTCTTGGACCTCGAGTCCGCTCGAGAACGCGCCCGTATCGACTCTTGGCTTGATACTGTGTCCGATGTCCAGTTCTCGACGCCGAGCGCCGCTGACCGAGGTTCGGTGCCGCTCCCAGCACCCCCCGGCACGGTCTACGACGGGATCGTGTTCGTGCAAACCGCCTCACCCAGCTCTTTCGAGTACAGGTCAGTACCCCACAGCTGA
- a CDS encoding serine hydrolase domain-containing protein produces MECQEAKSRLESRLRSAVEDNSDLHSAYLLVHSDSRDLHWNLATGQTEGIEAAPEQPYYAASIGKTFTSTIVAMLADDGQLSFDDPVSEYLSESLLDGLHTINGTDYTDDIRIRHLLGHTSGLPHSLPEGGKMFLNTRSEESPEGKTLFDEMLEEPDRMWEPEETIEWAKHHLEPHFPPGEDCYYSEFGYNLLGLTIESVTEQPYHEALEEFLFDPLGMEHSYLPPFSDPAVESELPTAPFYIDETRIDVDDVPSLSAFYAGGQTVNTGEELFRFQRALVEGELVAEETLQEMQQWNKLWQGIDYGYGLVRIRPLPFLKRFHSWGGLGASSAFMVYNPTIDVYLVGTFNQWSYMRKSMMFLFRTLRLISKVERPGQ; encoded by the coding sequence ATGGAATGCCAAGAAGCCAAATCCCGTCTGGAATCCAGGTTACGATCTGCGGTCGAAGACAACTCCGACCTCCACTCCGCGTACCTGCTGGTCCATTCCGACAGCCGTGACCTTCACTGGAATCTAGCCACCGGTCAGACGGAGGGCATCGAAGCCGCTCCAGAGCAGCCATACTACGCAGCCAGCATTGGCAAGACCTTCACCTCGACAATCGTGGCTATGCTCGCCGACGACGGGCAACTGAGTTTCGATGACCCGGTCTCGGAGTACCTGTCGGAGTCACTTCTCGACGGTCTTCACACGATCAACGGCACGGACTACACAGACGATATCCGTATCCGTCACCTCCTCGGTCACACCTCCGGACTCCCTCATTCCCTTCCCGAAGGCGGGAAGATGTTCTTGAACACTCGATCGGAAGAATCCCCCGAGGGGAAAACACTGTTCGACGAGATGCTGGAGGAACCCGACCGGATGTGGGAACCCGAAGAGACGATCGAGTGGGCAAAACACCATCTGGAACCGCACTTCCCGCCCGGGGAGGACTGCTACTATTCGGAGTTCGGGTACAACCTGCTCGGGTTGACCATCGAAAGCGTAACTGAGCAACCGTACCACGAGGCTCTGGAGGAGTTCCTTTTTGATCCGTTGGGGATGGAGCATTCGTACTTACCGCCGTTCTCTGACCCTGCTGTCGAAAGTGAGCTTCCCACGGCCCCGTTTTACATCGACGAGACGAGGATCGATGTGGATGACGTGCCCTCGTTGAGCGCATTCTACGCCGGTGGGCAGACGGTGAACACCGGGGAAGAACTATTCCGGTTCCAGCGGGCCTTGGTCGAGGGGGAACTCGTAGCCGAGGAGACGCTCCAGGAGATGCAGCAGTGGAACAAACTGTGGCAGGGGATCGACTACGGCTACGGCCTCGTCCGCATCCGTCCGTTGCCGTTTCTCAAACGCTTCCACTCGTGGGGCGGATTGGGTGCGAGCAGTGCGTTCATGGTGTACAATCCCACGATCGACGTCTATCTGGTCGGGACCTTCAACCAGTGGTCGTATATGCGGAAGAGCATGATGTTCCTCTTCCGAACGTTGCGTTTGATTTCGAAGGTAGAGCGACCCGGCCAGTAG
- a CDS encoding DUF1648 domain-containing protein: MTRLRGLLTEQKTVAGGVAGALVLLGVALYPALPDRVAFYWLGPGEADGTVPKLVAVLFMPAVVVFMSLLFERVGVDADNRVVGSLAMLLLLVVQVMVFMVNLGVDVPVVPVSLALVSALVAVAVWLEVR; the protein is encoded by the coding sequence GTGACCAGGCTCAGAGGGCTACTCACCGAACAGAAGACGGTTGCGGGAGGGGTCGCTGGAGCGTTGGTACTACTCGGGGTGGCACTTTACCCGGCGCTCCCGGACCGGGTGGCGTTCTACTGGCTCGGTCCGGGTGAGGCCGACGGTACCGTCCCGAAGCTGGTCGCGGTCCTCTTCATGCCGGCGGTCGTCGTGTTCATGAGTCTCCTGTTCGAGCGCGTGGGTGTCGACGCCGACAACCGGGTCGTCGGGTCGCTGGCGATGCTCCTGTTACTGGTCGTGCAGGTGATGGTCTTCATGGTCAACCTGGGCGTCGACGTGCCGGTCGTCCCGGTTTCGCTGGCGCTGGTCTCCGCTCTGGTTGCTGTCGCAGTCTGGCTCGAAGTCCGGTGA
- a CDS encoding cupin domain-containing protein: MGYHHVDPDTLEQWDDRPVDVRSISAAAGLDYQDAKLGMRVYEADPGEQFPLSYHYHDEQVEVFYVLEGTLHVQTPEGELTVGADEALVVEPGSPQRAFNPESAEGRVRALAIGAPSVDDAQPYEPGEE; encoded by the coding sequence ATGGGATACCACCACGTCGACCCCGACACCCTGGAACAGTGGGACGACCGCCCCGTCGATGTCCGCTCGATAAGCGCCGCCGCGGGCCTGGATTACCAGGACGCGAAACTCGGCATGCGCGTCTACGAGGCCGACCCCGGCGAGCAGTTCCCGCTTTCCTATCACTACCACGACGAGCAGGTCGAGGTCTTTTACGTCCTCGAGGGGACGTTACACGTCCAGACGCCGGAGGGAGAGCTGACCGTCGGCGCCGACGAGGCGCTGGTCGTCGAGCCGGGGAGCCCACAGCGGGCGTTCAACCCCGAGAGCGCCGAGGGGCGCGTGCGCGCACTCGCCATCGGTGCGCCCTCCGTCGACGACGCCCAGCCCTACGAGCCCGGGGAGGAGTAG
- a CDS encoding alpha/beta fold hydrolase: MAQPGEPTHGSAYVNGVDLHYVRAGEGPPLLLLHGWPQTWYEWREVIGPLAQQYTVIAPDLRGMGDSGKPREGYDKRTVADDTRALVHELGFEEVAVVGHDWGMPTAYAYAARYREEVQALAVMEAMLPGVREDDKLGMLWHVRFHQVRDLPERLVSGNEETYLKWFYREGAYDPSAIDREALQEYVRAYSAPGGLRGGFEYYRAYDEDAEHNKEHTQQALEMPVLALGGEASFGSMPVEDMEAVATDVDGEVVERAGHWIPEERPDYLVERLRGFLEDAGYAP; the protein is encoded by the coding sequence ATGGCACAACCTGGCGAGCCGACCCACGGCTCCGCGTACGTCAACGGCGTCGACCTCCACTACGTCCGGGCGGGGGAGGGCCCGCCGCTGTTGCTGTTGCACGGCTGGCCCCAGACCTGGTACGAGTGGCGGGAGGTGATCGGGCCGCTGGCCCAGCAGTACACCGTCATCGCCCCGGACCTGCGGGGGATGGGCGACTCCGGCAAGCCACGGGAGGGGTACGACAAGCGGACCGTCGCCGACGACACCCGCGCACTCGTCCACGAGCTGGGCTTCGAGGAGGTGGCGGTCGTGGGCCACGACTGGGGGATGCCCACGGCCTACGCCTACGCCGCCCGCTACCGCGAGGAGGTGCAGGCGCTCGCCGTCATGGAGGCGATGCTGCCGGGGGTCCGGGAGGACGACAAGCTGGGGATGCTCTGGCACGTCCGCTTTCACCAGGTCCGGGACCTCCCCGAGCGACTGGTCTCCGGCAACGAGGAGACCTACCTCAAGTGGTTCTACCGGGAGGGCGCCTACGACCCCTCGGCCATCGACCGCGAGGCCCTCCAGGAGTACGTCCGCGCGTACTCCGCGCCGGGCGGGCTCCGCGGGGGCTTCGAGTACTACCGCGCCTACGACGAGGACGCCGAACACAACAAAGAACACACCCAGCAGGCCCTGGAGATGCCGGTGCTCGCGCTCGGGGGCGAGGCCTCCTTCGGGTCGATGCCCGTCGAGGATATGGAGGCCGTCGCGACCGACGTCGACGGCGAGGTCGTCGAGCGCGCCGGCCACTGGATCCCCGAGGAGCGCCCCGACTACCTGGTCGAGCGGCTCCGGGGCTTTCTCGAGGACGCCGGCTACGCACCCTGA
- a CDS encoding PaaI family thioesterase codes for MDADANRRFLANHDHLQDLGIALDHQEEGRVVLSLPHDDSLANPGSNTMQGGVVATLIDHGGGAAIRTVLDDPFGTPHATTDLNVTYLRPATGDLTAEAEVVRAGTSMGVVEVDVTGDTPVGRKDVATGRVSLHIKREGD; via the coding sequence ATGGACGCCGACGCCAACAGGCGCTTTCTCGCGAACCACGACCACCTGCAGGACCTCGGCATCGCGCTCGACCACCAGGAGGAGGGGCGGGTCGTGCTCTCGCTGCCACACGACGACTCGCTCGCGAACCCGGGGTCGAACACCATGCAGGGCGGGGTGGTGGCGACGCTTATCGACCACGGCGGCGGCGCGGCCATCCGGACTGTCCTCGATGACCCCTTCGGGACGCCCCACGCCACGACGGATCTCAATGTCACCTACCTCCGGCCGGCGACGGGCGACCTGACCGCGGAGGCGGAGGTCGTCCGCGCCGGTACCTCGATGGGCGTGGTGGAGGTGGACGTGACCGGCGACACGCCCGTCGGACGGAAGGACGTCGCGACGGGGCGGGTCTCCCTGCACATCAAGCGCGAGGGGGACTGA
- a CDS encoding MFS transporter — MSRSQAATAADATATAGGSRRAVAVVVGVVFLDLLGFGIIIPILPFYVRSFAISDVFIGLLAASYSLAQFVAAPYLGRISDERGRRPVLMLSVGAAGVAWLVFGVAAEVGAAAGTTAAVLTLFAARLLAGAAGGNIAAAQAYIADVTPRESRASALGLVGAAFGLGFVFGPAIGGLMASDGVVALARDVLPGVVPATRFSLPSFTAAGLSFLALGAAAVVLKEPDRQRAPARRVTFVSQFREALADAAIRPLVLSFFLTSFAFAGVQVMFIPFLADFFGYDATGAALFLTYIGVLGTINQGVVVGRLARRFGPRRVVLAGVGSLFAALVVLAVSPALAGLVPPLGGPTWLTGGVVVLLGFATLASFGNGALTVGLATLVSERASADAQGSAFGVTQGAGSLGRTVGPPLAAAAYVAVAWSPFAAGALVLLPVVALLWRG, encoded by the coding sequence GTGTCACGGAGCCAGGCCGCGACGGCGGCGGACGCGACCGCGACAGCCGGCGGGTCGCGCCGCGCCGTCGCGGTCGTCGTCGGCGTCGTCTTTCTGGACCTGCTCGGCTTCGGGATCATCATCCCGATCCTCCCCTTCTACGTCCGGTCGTTTGCCATCAGCGACGTCTTCATCGGGCTGCTCGCGGCCTCGTACTCGCTGGCGCAGTTCGTCGCCGCTCCCTACCTCGGGCGGATCTCCGACGAGCGGGGCCGCCGGCCCGTGCTGATGCTCTCGGTCGGCGCGGCGGGGGTCGCCTGGCTGGTCTTCGGCGTCGCCGCCGAGGTGGGGGCGGCCGCCGGGACGACCGCGGCGGTCCTGACCCTCTTTGCGGCCCGCCTGCTCGCGGGCGCCGCCGGCGGGAACATCGCCGCCGCGCAGGCGTACATCGCGGACGTGACCCCCCGGGAGTCCCGCGCGAGCGCGCTCGGCCTCGTGGGCGCGGCCTTCGGCCTGGGTTTCGTCTTCGGCCCGGCCATCGGCGGCCTGATGGCAAGCGACGGCGTCGTCGCGCTCGCCCGGGACGTCCTGCCGGGGGTCGTCCCGGCGACCCGCTTCTCGCTGCCGAGTTTCACCGCCGCCGGCCTCTCCTTTCTGGCGCTCGGGGCTGCCGCCGTCGTCCTGAAAGAGCCCGACCGACAGCGCGCGCCCGCCCGCCGGGTCACCTTCGTCTCGCAGTTCCGCGAGGCGCTGGCCGACGCCGCCATCCGCCCGCTCGTGCTCTCCTTTTTCCTGACCTCTTTCGCCTTCGCCGGCGTCCAGGTGATGTTCATCCCCTTCCTCGCCGATTTCTTCGGCTACGACGCCACCGGCGCGGCCCTGTTTCTCACCTACATCGGCGTCCTCGGAACGATAAACCAGGGCGTCGTCGTCGGCCGGCTGGCCCGCCGCTTCGGCCCCCGCCGGGTCGTCCTCGCCGGCGTCGGGTCGCTCTTTGCCGCGCTCGTCGTCCTCGCGGTCTCGCCGGCGCTTGCCGGGCTGGTTCCGCCGCTGGGTGGTCCGACCTGGCTCACCGGCGGGGTCGTCGTCCTGCTCGGCTTCGCGACGCTGGCCTCCTTCGGAAACGGCGCGCTCACGGTCGGGCTCGCGACGCTCGTCTCCGAGCGTGCCTCGGCCGACGCCCAGGGCAGCGCCTTCGGCGTCACTCAGGGAGCCGGGAGTCTGGGCCGGACCGTCGGCCCGCCGCTTGCCGCCGCCGCCTACGTCGCGGTCGCCTGGTCACCCTTCGCCGCGGGGGCGCTCGTGCTCCTCCCGGTCGTCGCTCTCCTGTGGCGCGGGTGA